CCCCTTAAGCAGACTGACCCCAGACACCACCCTGTTTTCTCTCAGGACAGTGGAGTAAGTGTGAGTGCAGGTTGAAGCTTCTTCTCATTACGTGCATGTTGAATGTGTGGCCCTGAACCGGGCATTAGTGGACCTCGTTTGGGCTCCATATGTGACCGTGTTTGAGTATGCGTCTTTGTTTGTGAGTTTGtgcacatgcatgtgtgtgtgtgatcagcagCACCTGTTACATGCACATATAGGTACCCTACGCGTCATTTTAGACAGCACTAGCAGACTGAGACAAAGTTACTCCCCATCACTGATACTCTAAACTCTACCAAGAAAAGCAGGAGGAGAACAAGTggagagacagaaagaaataAAGAGGACGATAGAAAGAGAGGGAAAGTTTAAGCACGCTCTCCACGGATGCGGCGTGCCAGCTGGATGTCTTTGGGCATGATGGTGACACGCTTGGCATGGATGGCACACAGGTTAGTGTCTTCAAACAGACCCACCAGGTATGCCTCGCTGGCCTCCTGCAAGAATACACGCAAAGGCAGTGCGTTAGATAGGTCTGAACATGTCAACAAAGTAAAAAAAGGCATGATCAATTGTGGCAGTCACCCTGGAAAGAAATGGATCATCCACTTACGTCTGAGCTTCAGATCTCATGCATAGTTTGTGTTCCAGGTGTCAAACTTTATCTTAATTTACTGTTGTACATCGCAGGTGACgagatttgttttaattatttaattgacatcacaattacactagacgaaaaatgcatttatttaagtgttttagcagactttttCTTACACCTGTCCACGGGAGGCttgacataaaatgaaaataaaatagacacatacacaacattataattctcTACATGAAATTGTTAAAAAGCAAAGTTggcatgatcaaacaaactaatagtaaattatttttgtaaatactgctgttttgttttttaccactTTTAGATGCACCAAATCATTTATATTACTTTGTAATTTcaggctaacaggtaaatcattccaccatttggttcccttaacagagaaaacagactgaccaaaagaggtcttacacttttgtacaagacagtcaccattagctgTTGCTcatgtgactctgtgagaggtttgatgcctactgattagatcagaaaacagcattggaacatgattatttaaacattgaaaAACCAATATAtgataattcaatttaataaaactatcatcACTAAAAAGGCTATGTTTACATAAAACCTCATAATGATGCCATCACATAGGCTTGTTTATATATGGAATCAATAGGCTTTAATGTGGTTAAAGAGGCTTGTGAACATGATGTAATGCAATGTGAGAGAATATGATCGTGTGCATGCATAATTGTGCAGTTTGATATGTTCAAAATCTTCTAATAAAACGAAAACAGTTTAGACTTGGCTTGACCTTCTTACACATTTTGTTAACATGactattaaatgttaaattcatGTCTAGAGTTATCCCAAGATACTTAAATTCGTTCACTTCttcaataactttattttttatcagCACCTCAAATGTTTCCCTTGCAGGTCTATTTCTTATGGAGAAGCACATAGAAACTGTCTTCTtgacatttaacgttaaatgAGACAGCTCAAGCCATCTTGAATATGTTGTAAAGCCTGAGTCAGTTGCTCACCTGCCcagaaaagttaaattaaaaatgagaAGATACATACATTAAAAACGATGAGAGAGAAGATACGGATAAGTTTCACAGTGGAGTTGccattaaataacaacaacactgctcagtggtcagcactttTGTGATGTAATGATGCTTTGTCTATAAGGTGGAAATCTCACTTCAGGCCCTACCTCAAATGGCACACTGAGCCCTTGTGGTCTTTTTTGGAGTCAGATATAATGTGATGTAAATCTATTGTGATGTAAAACTATTTGTGCCACAAAGGTGGCACATAATAGCACCGTTCCGAAAGGAACACTCTGCATTCTTGTGGAATTAATGGACACACCGAAATGACTGCCATTGTACAAAATAGCAAGTGCACATAAAGTGTCCCATTTGGGATTAAGCAATAAAGAATGTCCAAGCAAGTGTGCTGGACCTCACATCTTTGTGGACACTGGCCATCCAGAAGCAGGACCAGACAGCACTGTGCCTGCTATACGCACCTGCAGTGCACCAATAGCGGCGCTCTGGAAACGCAGGTCAGTTTTGAAGTCCTGGGCAATCTCTCGAACCAGACGCTGGAATGGCAGCTTGCGGATCAGCAGCTCAGTGGACTTCTGATACCGACGAATCTCACGCAAAGCCACAGTTCCAGGCCTGCAAACAAAAATATGCTTAATTTTATGCTTAACCGCAGTGGCAAACCCCTTTTTAGCTGTTGTAAGTCTGAAATCACACCTGTAGCGATGGGGTTTCTTGACTCCTCCAGTAGAGGGAGCGCTCTTGCGGGCAGCTTTGGTAGCCAGCTGCTTACGAGGAGCTTTTCCTCCAGTGGACTTACGAGCAGTCTGCTTTGTACGGGCCATTGTTAGTCAATATCACCTGAGGAAAAGGAAAACAAGTCAGGAATGTGAAACATTAACAAGTTAACAAGCTTAATTTAGCAGTTTAATATTAAACGTTGAGAGTTACGCAAACACGCTacataagtgagtaaacctctgCTTAAAATAGCGTCTCTAGTTTTACATTTGTCTTGGTGTTTGACTCCCTGCCCCATATGCTATTTCAAGCCGTTTCCCCCTGCACGTCACATTAAccgcaataaataaatgcaaccagTCAGGAAAGACTGAAACGAcctttcagccaatcacagacgacaaaaaaacaacaataaatcagTAGCCAGTAGCATTTGAGGAGCACAATAAATGAACCAATCCCAGACCGTTC
This Danio aesculapii chromosome 5, fDanAes4.1, whole genome shotgun sequence DNA region includes the following protein-coding sequences:
- the h3f3c gene encoding H3 histone, family 3C isoform X2 translates to MARTKQTARKSTGGKAPRKQLATKAARKSAPSTGGVKKPHRYRPGTVALREIRRYQKSTELLIRKLPFQRLVREIAQDFKTDLRFQSAAIGALQEASEAYLVGLFEDTNLCAIHAKRVTIMPKDIQLARRIRGERA
- the h3f3c gene encoding H3 histone, family 3C isoform X1 encodes the protein MARTKQTARKSTGGKAPRKQLATKAARKSAPSTGGVKKPHRYRCDFRLTTAKKGFATAVKHKIKHIFVCRPGTVALREIRRYQKSTELLIRKLPFQRLVREIAQDFKTDLRFQSAAIGALQEASEAYLVGLFEDTNLCAIHAKRVTIMPKDIQLARRIRGERA